The Paraburkholderia dioscoreae DNA window GAGAGGATCGTGAAGCCGATCTGCCCGGCGCCTTCGAGCGCGGCTTCGAGAGGCGTCTTGCCTTCCTCCAGATAGCGCACGATGTTCTCGATCATCACGATCGAATCGTCGACGACGAAACCCGTTGCGATGATCAGCGCCATCAGCGAGAGGTTGTCGATCGAATAGTTGAGCTGGTACATCACGGCGAGCGTGCCGATCAGCGACACCGGCACGGAGATGCTCGGAATGATGGTGGCGGGCACGTTGCGCAGGAACACGAAAATTACCAGCACGACCAGCACGACCGAGAGCACCAGTTCGAATGCGGCGTCCGAGACCGACGAGCGGATCACGCCGGTGGTGTTCGCCACGACCGTCACCTGCAGGCCGGCAGGCAGCGTCGATTCGAGCGCCGGCAACTGCTTCATGATCTGATCGACAGTGGCGATCACGTTCGCACCCGGCTGACGCTGCACGTTCAGCACGATAGCCGGCGTGCGGTTGTACCACGCGCCGCGCTCTACATCCTGCGCCGCCTGGCTCACGCGCGCGACGTCGCGCAGATAGACCGGCGCGCCGTTCTGATAGGCGATCACGGTGGCCAGATAGTCTTGCGGGTCTACGATCTGGTCGTTGGCGTTGATCGTGTAGTCGAGCTCCGGACCGTCGAAATTGCCTTTCGGCTGGCTGACGTTGACGTTGGCGAGCAGGGTGCGCAGATCGTCGAGATTCAGGCCGTAGGCTGCGAGCTTCTGCGGATCGGCTTCGACGCGCACGGCCGGCACGTTGCCGCCGGCCGTCGTGACGAGACCGACGCCCGGCACTTCCGAGATCTTGGTGGCGAGACGATTGTTGGCGGCGTCCTGCAACTGCGTCAGCGACATGGACTTCGACGTGACCGCGAGCGTGAGGATCGGCTGATCGGCCGGGTTGACCTTCGCGTAAGTCGGCGGCGCGGGCAGGCCGGTCGGCAGAAAGCTGTTGGCGGCGTTGATCGCCTGCTGCACGTTCTGTTCGGCAATGTCCAGATTCAGCGAGAGATCGAATTGCAGCGTGATTACCGACGCGCCTTCCGAACTGTACGAGACCATCTGCTGCAAGCCCGGAATCTCGCCGAGCTGGACCTCGAGCGGCGCGGTGACGGTGGTCGCCATCACGTTCGGGCTGGCACCGGGGTAGAAGGTCTGGACCTGGATGGTCGGGTAGTCGACGTCGGGCAGCGAAGATACCGGCAGGAAGCGCACCGCGACCAGCCCGACGAGCACGAGCGCGACCATCAGCAGCGACGTCGCCACGGGTCTGAGGATGAACAGACGGGAGAAGTTCATCGACGGGCCGGCGGACTACGAAGCCACGGAAGCCGCGCCGGGCGCGGACGCCGCCCGCGTGGGGCTGGCAGCGGGCTCGGGCGGCGGCGCCAGCGGCGCGGCAGCCGAAGAAGCGCCCGCCGCTCCCGCAGCCGGCCGGGTCGCGGATGCCTTGATCTTCACGCCGTCGCTCAGGCGGTCCATGCCGTCGGTGACGACCACGTTGCCGGCGGCGAGCCCCGACGTGATCACCGTATGCTGGCCGTCGCCCGGTCCCAGCGTGACCTTGCGCACCGACACCGTATTGTCGGCGTTGACCAGATAGACGTAGTCGCCGGGCGCGCCGCTCTGCACCGCGGGAGTCGGCACCAGCACCGCGTTCTGCAGCGTGTCGACCAGCAGCTTGACATTGACGAACTCGTTGGGGAAGAGCGCCTCGTCCTCATTGGCGAAAGTGGCGCGCAACGTGACCGTGCCGGTCGCGGTCGCCATCTGGTTGTTGATCGCGTACAGCGTGCCGGTCGCGAGTTGCCGGGAATTGTCGCTGCTGAACACCGTGACGGGCAGTTGCGCGCCGGAGTTGGTGCGCCTAAGCACTTTGCCGAGAGCGGTTTGCGGCACCGTGAATTCGACCGTGGTCGGTTTCATCGTCGTGATGACCGCAATGCCCGGCTGACTCGACGCGGTGACGTAGTTGCCCGGATCGACGAGGCGCAGCCCGACCCGTCCCGACACCGGCGCGGTGATGTGGCAATAGATCAGATCGAGCTCGAATTGCGCGACGTTGGCTTCGTCGGCCTTGACCGCCGCTTCGTCCTGCTGGACGAGAAACTGCTGATCCGCATAGGTCTGCTCGGCGATCGACTTGCGTTCGTTGAGTTGCGTAAAGCGCGCGAGATCGGCGCGGGCCTGGGCGAGCGCCGCCTTGTCCCTGGCGAGTTGCGCCTCGGCCTGGCGCTTGCTGATTTCAAACTGGCGCGGGTCGATTTGCGCGAGAAATTGCCCTTTCTGGACGTCCTGCCCTTCGCGGTAGCCGACGGCGGTCAGATAGCCGCTCAACTGCGGCAATACCGTCACCGTGGCGACGGGCGTCACCGTGCCCAACTCGCTCAGCGTTTCCGGCATGGGTCCGGTGGTCGCGGCGGCGACCGTCACGACCTGGGGCGCCACGCCGGGCTTGGGCGACTTCGAGCGCAGCAGCCGGAAGGCCACCAGCGCGATCAGCGCCAGCACCACGACCGCCAGCACGACGCGGCCTCGCCGCCCACGCTTGACCGGGATTGACGGCGCTTCGCTCATGAGGGTCTCCCGCCAGCCCGGTTGCGTCCGGCGAGCGTCGTCCATGAACGGCTGGGCCAATTGCTATTGAAGAGCGCCATGCGAACTCCCAGGAGGGGCATCGCCGTTGCCGGCGACAGGAATCCAGACAATCAGTAGCAGAGTCTATCCGACTCTGGCGCTTATTCTCGCGAGATCGGCTGGAGGGGGGTTTCGGTTTGTTACGGCCGACCGGTCCGGCCGCCGCGCCGTGCCGAGGTGTAACGGCGTAATCTCGCGCAACACAATCGCGGGCCTGAATGCCTGGCCGGCGTTGATTCATATTGGATAAGTGGCTGAGGCCGGGTGGTGCTTCCCCCTTTTTCCGCTAGCGCGATACCATATACTTCCAGATTCCAACCGGTCCGGCGGTTGCCTCGGCAAGCCGTTTCTTATCTTCTGCGAAGTGGGCTCCAATCACTTTCGACACGCTGGGAATGCGATGAGTGACACCATGCAGGCGCCGTTTTCCATTCTCTTCGTCGACGACGACGAGATGTCGCGCAACCACTTCGCGCGGGCCATGAACGCCGATTACAACGTGCACGTCGCCCAGTGCGCGGACGAGGCCATGACCGTGCTGGGCAAACACGGCGCGGAGATTGCGGTACTGGTTACGGACTTTCGCATGCCGGGCGGCGATGGCGACGAACTGCTGCGCCAGGTGGCGCTGGAATATCCGCAGATCGTGCGCATTCTCGTGACCGCCTACGCCGACAAGGACATGCTGCTGCAAACGGTCAATACGGGCGACGTGTTCCGCATCCTCGAAAAGCCGCTGCGAACGGACATGGTGCGCGAGGCCCTGCAACTGGCGAGCGCGCGCTACACGGAGCGGGAAACGCGTCAGCAGAGGCTGCTGGCAATGGACGAAACGCTGGCTTTCCTCGCCCACGAACTGAATACGCCGCTCGCAACCATCTCGCTGTTCGCGCGCTCCGTCGAGAACGACGTGGCCGCGCAATACGATCCGGAGCGCCAGCGGGAGATCGGCCTCGCGGCAACCTCGATGCTGAACAACGCGCAGTATTGCCTGACGCTGATCTCGTCTTTCTGGGCAACGGTGCACAAGAGCGGCGGCCAGCAGTCCGCGTCGGGCGGCGCCACGCGCGCGGTCAGAGCCACCCGTTTGATCGCCACGCTGCTCGACACATATCCGTTCGTCGCGTTGCAGCGCGACTGGATCAAGGTCGAGGTGGAAGGAGATTTCGTCGTGCATGCCATGCCCAACTGCGTGGCGCTCGTGCTGTCTTCGCTGCTGTCCAACGCACTGCGCGCGCTCGACGGCAGAAGCGCGCCTTCGTTGCGCCTCGAGGTCGCGGCTTTCCCCGAGCACGAGATCCGCATTCGCGACAATGGGCCGGGGATCGCGCCGGAGATAAGAGCGCGCCTGCTGCAGGATCCGGTTACCACTTACTCCGGCGCCGGCGGCCACGGCATGGGCATGATCTTTTGCAACCGCATCATGCAATCTTTCGGCGGATGCCTGCGGATCGAATCGACGGTCGGCGCGGGCACCACGGTGACGATGGGCTTTCCCGGTTCCAACGGCCGCGTGCACACTGCGGGCGACGAAGAGCCGTCCGACACTCAACTGGCCTCGCGATAAGATCGAATGGCCGTCATGGCCATTCATCGCTCAGGAGATCGCGATGTTCGCGGCGTGCGCTGGCTGAAGCGAAATACGCCTGCAGCGCGTCGGTCGAACGCTCGCTCAAGGTGCCGATGCGCGTGAGCCAGTCGGCTTCCGCGGGCCATTCGTCTTCCACCAGCCGCGCATAAATCTGCCGCACGAACTGATGCAGCGCTCTTGCGCCGATGTTGCCGCTGACGCCGAGCAGAAGGTGCAGCGCGCCTTGCGTCGATTCGAGGTCGACGGCCGCGACACTGGCGCCGAGCCGCGTCACCAGCAGGCGAATCTGCTCGATGCCTTTGAGGAACGATTCGTCGAGCAGATCGAGCGACACCAGTTCTTCGAGGTGCTTCTCGTCGAGCAGCGTGCTTTCCGTCATGACGGGAGGCTTGCCGGCCAGCGTGGCCGCCGGCACTGGTAATGAACCGGTCTCCGCCGGAACAATGCCGCCGCGTTGCCGTGCGAACTGCCGCGCGAGGCACGCATAGAGCGAGCCGCCTTGCAGGGGTTTTATCATGACTTCGTTCATGCCCGCGGCGAGACACGTCTGGACTGCCTTGATGTCCGACTGGCTGGTCAAGGCAATGATCGGCACGGTGGCATACGAGTCGGCGCGGGCACGAATCAGCGCGGTCGTTTCCACGCCGCCCATGCCCGGCATATTCATATCCATGATGATGGCGTCGATCACGCCGTCGCCCTGCAGGTGCGCAAGAACAGCCTGCCCATGCTCGGCTTCGACCACGCTCGCGCCGCATCGCTCCAGATAGCCTTTGGCGACCAGTCGGCTGTACGTGTCGTCGTCCGCGACCAGGATCGATTTGCCGGAGAACGCGTCGGATGTCTGGTTCAGATGGTGCCGGTTGCCGCTTTCGAACAGCGTCTGCAAAGACGTGATCAATTCGAGCACGCTGCAGGATTTGCTGATGATTTCATCCATGCCGGCTCGCCGGGCGAGCAACCGCACCACCGTGCCGGGCTCCGCGGTGTAAGCGGCAATCAGCACGTTCCAGCTCGGATCGCCGTGACCGGCGCGAATTCTCTCGGTGGTCCTGTAGCCGTCCAGAACCGGCATGTTGATGTCCATCAACACGAGGTCGTAGGGAACCGACTCGCGCAGCACGGTCAACGCGATCGCGCCGTTTTCCGCCTCGCTCACGTGTGCGCCCACTTGCGCCAATGCACGGGAGGCTCGCGCGCGCTGACCGGCGTCGTCGTCCACGATGAGAATGCGTTTGCCCTTGAAGAAGGGCGCGGCGTGTTCCAGGATACGACGCTCGTAGTCCGCGATTTCGCTCTTCGGAACCACGGGAAATTGCAGCGTGAATTCCGTGAATGTCGCGAGTTCCGAGCGGCAGGTGATGCTGCCGCCGAAGGCGTGCATCGCACGCTGGCAGTAGGCGAGTCCCAGCCCTGTCCCAGCCGAATTGCCCGTCGTCCGGAAGGGCTCGAACAGGTGCGGTAGCATGTCGGGCGCGATGCCGGGACCGGTGTCGCGAACCACGACCGACTGTTGTTCGATCGTCAGCGTGAGCGTGGCCGCCGGGTGCGTGGCGATGTGATGCAGCGCGTTCTTGATCAGGTTGAACAGGGTGAACAGATAGACGGTTTCATCCACCTTGAAGGTGAAGTCTTCCCGTACCACAAGCCTGACCTTGTCGCGTTCTTTTTCGTCGCCGAAGCCGTATTCTTCCAGCGCCTTGCGCGTGGTGCCCGCCGCGCTCAGATAGCTCAGGCAATCCGGGCGAATGGGTTTCGCACTGACCTCGTCCAGCGTCATGGCAATGATGCGCAGGCCGCGCTCGATCGACAATTGCCCATGCGCGAGATGTCGATAGAGCGCCGCGGCGTCTTCGCGCGGCAACGCCGGCGACTGGTTGGACTCCCCTGTCGAAGGCAGTACTTCTTCCACGCGGTCCAGCACATACCGCAACTGGCTGAGCGGATTGCGCATTTCATGGGCGATCGAACCCGCGAGCGCCTGCAACGCGCGGTTCTTTTCCACGAAGATGCGTCCTTTGCTGATCGCATGGCTGAAGGCCATGCTGCACAGAACGACGACCGGCAGCAAGGCCAGATTCGACTGATCGGCCGCAGTCACGACAATCGGAACCGGGGAGCTGAGCACCGCGGCCAGGGCGCCGGAAAACACGCCAATGCCGATGCAGCCCATCAGTAAAAGCGGATTGTCGATGCACAGCGCCAGAATGAAAATCATCATGACCTCGGTCATCATCCACATGGTGGAGAATGAATTTCTGATCGCGAGGAAAGTGCAAACGAATGGCAATACGTAGATCAGGCAGCAATGCCAGTAAATCAGCAGGTAATGGTTGAACCGCTTTGGCCAATGCGCTTGGAAAATCAATGGAATGCAGACGAGCGCCGCACTCAATCGAAGGGCGAGGTTGTCGTAAGGCTGTGGCAGGACATAGGTCCACACTACATAGTAGATGGGGTGGCACAGGAGGCCCAGTGCGCCGCCCCAACGTATTGCAAACCGGCTTCGTTCCAGCACGTCCCGCATGCTCTCGCGCGGCATTCCCATCGGGCCTCCAGTGAAATCTACGAACTCATCAATTCCTGCTTGCCGCGAAGTTGCGCATCCAGCGTGATCGGCGAGCCGTTTTTCCCATGAAATGGGCCGACCGCAAAACCGTACTTTTTCAGCAAACTGTGCGTGTAGGAGACGGACCACACGGGCGGACTGCCGATGATGAAGTCGGACGCAATGCCTTCCTGCCAGGCGGAGTAACCTTCGGCGAAACAGGTGTAGCAATCGCGTGTGGTCGGCAGCCGGAACGGGAAGGTGGTGTTGAGTCCGGCAGGGCCACGGGCGAAGCACTCAATATATAGCGTATGACCGCGCGACGCGAGTTCAGCCTCGACGCTCGCGGCCCGGGGATGCGAGTCGTCGATCCAGAACTGCGCGCGCCTGAGGTCGGCCGCCGTGAGGTAGGGCACGCTGGTGCTGCTCGCCAGAATGGCGCCATCGAAGTCCGGCAATGGGGTGTTCGGACTGAACGTGTGTACCGAAACCCGGGTTTTGCCGAGCAGATCCGACGCCATCAACTCTTTGGCTTGCTCCGTGAGCAGGTTCACCTTGTCCGGCAGATCGATCAGAACGAGCTCGCGCGGTGCGTCCTTGTAGAGCGCGTATTTGGCCACCGTCGTGCCGAGCCGGCCGGCGGCGCCGAATAACGCCAGTTTTGTCTTGCCGAATTCGAGGTCGAGTTCATTGCAGCAGTGCATGGCCCAGTCTTTCAGCATGGCGGCGGTGGCGGCATGGCCCGTGGTGATATGCGGCGGCCTGGTGTCGCGCGGCAGCGCCCCGTAGTTGCACGCATAAGGCGTGGAGGCGCCCATTGCCACCATGTTCAAACCCGCCTGCCTTGCCAGCTCCAGGGCCGGGAAGAATTGCGTTTCGCGGAATCGCTTGATGCCGCGCGGGCTTCCAAGCCACAACTCGAGAGGAACCGGACAGGCAATATTGGCCCCGATGATCTGGGATCCCGAATAGATCGGCGATGCAATGAAAGGCTTCGTTCTCCAAAGCTCTTCTTCAAATGACGCGTTTCTATGCTTCACATTATGAAATGAAAACGAAAGCGTATCCCAGTCGGTAGCGTGAAATAAAAACCCGACTCCGCCTTGACCGGCGGGCAGATTATCCCGGATCTCTTCCGGGCTGATGGTGTGTTTGAGTGCCAAAGGGGCACTATTTTGAAGGTGGCCAACGCTGATTTGCTCGTCGGCATAGGTCAATACTTCGGCGTGAATAGAAGTTCTCATTTGATTTCCCTTAGGTTGAGCTCGCGCCGGAGAATCAGCGCGACAGTCGACCGACACGATTGATGGCCAACCCTTCAACTCTAGAGAAAACTGGTGCTGTGTGCCCGTCTGTTGGTTCGCATTGCCTGGAATGACGTTTTTTAACCAGGCGTGTTAGCAGATTAAAATCTTTCCAGTGGAATCATTTGATGGTGGAATTCCCGCCCTCTGTGCGGGAATTCGATGCCGGCGTTATGCCTGCCCGGCGGTGTATTGCGCCGGATACCACGATGTGAATTTGATCGCGGCGATCAGCGCGATCACTGATGCAATGACGCCCGTTGAATGGAGCGGCGCCGGCGCATAGGCCATTGCGATATCGGCCAGTACCAGGATGGCGAATGCGCCAGCCCATGCCGCACTGATCACGTAGTTGACATGGAGGAAATGCGCGCTGTTCCAATGCTCGCGATCGACGGTTTCGCGTGCGTATTGCAGCGTGAATGGCTGGCGCAATGCGATCGTGGCGAGAACGATCAGCGTGAGCCCCGTGTCGACACGCAGGCGCACCGCGGCGATGGACCATTGCACGTCGCTCGTCAGCGCATAGACGGCCAACGCGCCGAATAGCAGAACGGTGCCGACTTCCAGCAGCTTGACGTGGCGAGTCGGGCTCACGAAGTCGCGCAGCAGCA harbors:
- a CDS encoding ATP-binding response regulator is translated as MGMPRESMRDVLERSRFAIRWGGALGLLCHPIYYVVWTYVLPQPYDNLALRLSAALVCIPLIFQAHWPKRFNHYLLIYWHCCLIYVLPFVCTFLAIRNSFSTMWMMTEVMMIFILALCIDNPLLLMGCIGIGVFSGALAAVLSSPVPIVVTAADQSNLALLPVVVLCSMAFSHAISKGRIFVEKNRALQALAGSIAHEMRNPLSQLRYVLDRVEEVLPSTGESNQSPALPREDAAALYRHLAHGQLSIERGLRIIAMTLDEVSAKPIRPDCLSYLSAAGTTRKALEEYGFGDEKERDKVRLVVREDFTFKVDETVYLFTLFNLIKNALHHIATHPAATLTLTIEQQSVVVRDTGPGIAPDMLPHLFEPFRTTGNSAGTGLGLAYCQRAMHAFGGSITCRSELATFTEFTLQFPVVPKSEIADYERRILEHAAPFFKGKRILIVDDDAGQRARASRALAQVGAHVSEAENGAIALTVLRESVPYDLVLMDINMPVLDGYRTTERIRAGHGDPSWNVLIAAYTAEPGTVVRLLARRAGMDEIISKSCSVLELITSLQTLFESGNRHHLNQTSDAFSGKSILVADDDTYSRLVAKGYLERCGASVVEAEHGQAVLAHLQGDGVIDAIIMDMNMPGMGGVETTALIRARADSYATVPIIALTSQSDIKAVQTCLAAGMNEVMIKPLQGGSLYACLARQFARQRGGIVPAETGSLPVPAATLAGKPPVMTESTLLDEKHLEELVSLDLLDESFLKGIEQIRLLVTRLGASVAAVDLESTQGALHLLLGVSGNIGARALHQFVRQIYARLVEDEWPAEADWLTRIGTLSERSTDALQAYFASASARREHRDLLSDEWP
- a CDS encoding hybrid sensor histidine kinase/response regulator — encoded protein: MSDTMQAPFSILFVDDDEMSRNHFARAMNADYNVHVAQCADEAMTVLGKHGAEIAVLVTDFRMPGGDGDELLRQVALEYPQIVRILVTAYADKDMLLQTVNTGDVFRILEKPLRTDMVREALQLASARYTERETRQQRLLAMDETLAFLAHELNTPLATISLFARSVENDVAAQYDPERQREIGLAATSMLNNAQYCLTLISSFWATVHKSGGQQSASGGATRAVRATRLIATLLDTYPFVALQRDWIKVEVEGDFVVHAMPNCVALVLSSLLSNALRALDGRSAPSLRLEVAAFPEHEIRIRDNGPGIAPEIRARLLQDPVTTYSGAGGHGMGMIFCNRIMQSFGGCLRIESTVGAGTTVTMGFPGSNGRVHTAGDEEPSDTQLASR
- a CDS encoding efflux RND transporter periplasmic adaptor subunit, with product MSEAPSIPVKRGRRGRVVLAVVVLALIALVAFRLLRSKSPKPGVAPQVVTVAAATTGPMPETLSELGTVTPVATVTVLPQLSGYLTAVGYREGQDVQKGQFLAQIDPRQFEISKRQAEAQLARDKAALAQARADLARFTQLNERKSIAEQTYADQQFLVQQDEAAVKADEANVAQFELDLIYCHITAPVSGRVGLRLVDPGNYVTASSQPGIAVITTMKPTTVEFTVPQTALGKVLRRTNSGAQLPVTVFSSDNSRQLATGTLYAINNQMATATGTVTLRATFANEDEALFPNEFVNVKLLVDTLQNAVLVPTPAVQSGAPGDYVYLVNADNTVSVRKVTLGPGDGQHTVITSGLAAGNVVVTDGMDRLSDGVKIKASATRPAAGAAGASSAAAPLAPPPEPAASPTRAASAPGAASVAS